A genomic stretch from Bacillus sp. N1-1 includes:
- a CDS encoding glycosyltransferase family 1 protein, with protein sequence MKISIVTETFLPSTDGVVTRLRASIDYLIDQGHEIQVIAPDLGVRSYRNIRFDGVQPRTFFLYKHRKFGMPTRTIKTYLEEFDPDLVHVVNPAFMGYSGIKYGKKLGVPLIASYHTHVPKYADYYNMSWSEPLLWWHFRRMHNKADINLCTSQAILEELNNQNFYNMHLWKRGVDTERFNPELRDSDMRRRLSNDHPDKTLLLFVGRLAFEKEIDSLVPMLEQKPDAHLAIVGDGPYRSELEKNFGHLENVTFTGFLHGEELARAYASADAFMFPSTTETLGLVILEAMASGLPVIAAESGPTNEQVEDGSTGLLYRSGTNGNLTEVINRLQESGLLEKMSKEAYEHSRDYGWRGPAQQLLDFYESAIEQKQEKQQQAIQ encoded by the coding sequence ATGAAAATATCCATCGTAACCGAGACATTCCTACCTTCAACGGATGGTGTCGTGACGAGGCTTCGTGCATCGATCGATTATTTAATTGATCAAGGACACGAAATCCAGGTCATTGCGCCAGATTTAGGAGTGCGTAGCTATCGGAATATTCGCTTTGATGGAGTTCAGCCTCGTACATTCTTTCTCTATAAACATCGGAAATTCGGCATGCCGACTCGTACGATTAAAACTTATCTAGAAGAGTTTGATCCTGATCTCGTTCACGTCGTTAATCCGGCTTTTATGGGTTATTCAGGTATTAAGTATGGTAAGAAACTTGGCGTCCCCCTTATCGCCTCTTACCATACTCACGTGCCAAAATACGCTGATTACTACAATATGTCATGGTCGGAACCTCTTCTCTGGTGGCACTTCAGGAGAATGCACAATAAAGCGGATATTAACCTTTGTACATCACAAGCCATCTTAGAAGAGTTAAATAATCAAAATTTCTATAATATGCACTTATGGAAGCGTGGCGTGGATACCGAGCGATTCAACCCTGAACTGCGTGACAGCGACATGCGACGCCGTTTATCAAATGATCATCCAGATAAAACGCTTCTTCTTTTTGTCGGAAGATTAGCGTTCGAAAAAGAAATTGATTCACTTGTACCGATGCTTGAGCAAAAGCCAGATGCTCATCTTGCGATTGTTGGGGATGGCCCTTATCGAAGTGAACTTGAAAAGAATTTTGGTCATCTAGAGAACGTGACCTTCACTGGTTTTCTACATGGGGAAGAGCTAGCTAGGGCCTATGCTTCTGCAGACGCCTTTATGTTTCCTTCAACAACGGAAACACTAGGTCTCGTTATTCTTGAAGCGATGGCAAGCGGCCTTCCAGTCATAGCCGCAGAATCAGGTCCAACGAATGAACAAGTTGAAGATGGTTCAACTGGTCTTCTCTACCGTTCAGGAACTAACGGTAATCTTACTGAAGTCATTAATCGCCTTCAAGAGTCTGGACTACTAGAAAAAATGTCGAAAGAAGCGTACGAGCACTCTAGAGATTATGGATGGCGTGGGCCTGCACAGCAGCTACTTGATTTCTATGAGTCTGCTATTGAACAAAAACAAGAAAAGCAGCAACAAGCGATCCAATAG
- a CDS encoding NAD-dependent epimerase/dehydratase family protein: MRIIVAGGDGFCGWPTALYLSKQGHDVTIVDNMVRRKWDDELRSNSLTPILPLEERVKRWEEKTGKHIAVYDCDLMHYDFLKEIFKQVQPEAFVHFAEQRSAPYSMIDREHAVFTQTNNVVGNLNVLYAIKEVTPDCHLIKLGTMGEYGQPNIDIEEGYIKIEHKGREDVLPFPKQPGSFYHLSKVHDSHNIQFACKIWGIRATDLNQGIVYGLHTDEDEHDEGLINRLDYDGVFGTALNRFIIQAAIGHNLTVYGSGKQTRAFLNIKDTIRCVEIAAENPADKGEFRVFNQFTEEFSVLELAEKVQRVAEAKGLKVSIDHLENPRVEKEEHYYHAVNTSLIDLGLEPSLLTDEHISRTLDTALKYKDRVLKENVLPNITWK; encoded by the coding sequence ATGAGAATTATTGTAGCAGGCGGAGATGGTTTCTGTGGGTGGCCAACCGCACTTTACTTATCAAAACAGGGCCATGATGTAACAATCGTTGATAACATGGTTCGACGAAAGTGGGATGACGAACTACGTTCCAATTCACTAACACCGATCTTACCGCTAGAAGAGCGTGTTAAACGATGGGAAGAAAAAACCGGAAAGCATATCGCAGTGTACGATTGTGATCTAATGCACTATGACTTCTTAAAAGAGATCTTCAAACAAGTGCAGCCAGAAGCTTTTGTCCATTTCGCGGAACAACGCTCAGCTCCCTATTCGATGATTGATCGTGAACATGCCGTGTTTACACAAACAAACAACGTTGTTGGTAACTTAAACGTTCTCTATGCGATTAAAGAAGTAACACCTGATTGTCACCTGATTAAATTGGGCACAATGGGTGAATACGGACAGCCTAACATAGATATCGAAGAAGGATACATAAAAATCGAACATAAAGGACGGGAAGATGTCCTTCCATTCCCGAAACAGCCGGGATCGTTCTACCATTTATCAAAAGTTCATGATAGCCATAACATTCAGTTTGCCTGCAAAATTTGGGGCATTCGCGCTACAGACTTAAATCAAGGAATTGTTTATGGTCTTCATACGGACGAAGATGAGCATGACGAAGGTCTAATCAATCGCCTTGATTATGACGGTGTATTCGGTACAGCGCTCAATCGCTTCATTATCCAGGCTGCGATTGGTCATAACTTAACCGTGTATGGATCAGGTAAGCAAACACGTGCGTTTTTAAACATTAAAGATACGATCCGCTGTGTTGAAATTGCAGCTGAAAATCCAGCTGACAAAGGAGAATTCCGCGTTTTCAATCAGTTTACAGAGGAATTTTCTGTTCTCGAACTTGCAGAGAAAGTTCAGCGCGTAGCGGAAGCAAAAGGGCTTAAAGTGAGCATTGATCACCTTGAAAATCCTCGCGTGGAGAAAGAAGAGCACTACTATCATGCAGTGAACACGAGCTTAATTGATCTTGGGCTTGAGCCATCTCTTCTAACAGATGAGCACATTTCGAGAACACTTGATACAGCACTTAAATACAAAGATCGCGTCCTGAAAGAAAACGTTCTTCCGAATATTACGTGGAAGTAA
- a CDS encoding MFS transporter — protein sequence MRFRSFRFLWVGQGFANTGDVLYIVALIAVLYQATGSALYLSLLPFTITMARFVSGMCAPLVLNRVSLKGLLVGSQSLKTVLLGWLGLSLWIFTPSVLFILMIAFLIAFLDGWAAPARNVMLPQLVSENELAKANSFVAVVDQSIQFGGWAIGGIIVAATSGFIVIWITFLMYVISTLLMGFIVVKGYQDRQTKIQMMSGWKIIWKHPVLRVVHIMIVIEAIANVVWIAAILYIFVEEVLMRSEAWWGYLNASFFIGLIAGGMAVSRYTRWFEQYMKETLLMTCFSISILTFIFGLTSVPVIALLLTVLSGVVEQIKSIAMVTMIQKRCPNESLPEVFSAQSALISITFGLGSLFYGFLAELVNVPFVFGLSGVLLLGSALYLQKNIHVFNE from the coding sequence ATGAGATTTCGTTCATTTCGTTTCCTATGGGTTGGGCAGGGGTTTGCCAACACGGGGGACGTTCTCTATATTGTGGCGCTTATTGCTGTTCTTTACCAGGCAACGGGTTCTGCACTTTATCTTTCGCTGTTACCGTTCACAATTACAATGGCTCGTTTTGTGAGCGGAATGTGTGCACCGCTCGTATTAAACCGTGTGTCGTTAAAAGGATTGCTCGTCGGTTCACAAAGTTTAAAGACGGTGTTGCTAGGATGGCTTGGTCTGTCTTTATGGATTTTCACTCCTTCCGTGCTGTTCATATTAATGATTGCTTTTCTAATTGCATTTTTGGATGGATGGGCGGCGCCTGCTCGGAATGTCATGCTTCCTCAACTCGTTTCGGAAAATGAACTTGCGAAAGCGAATAGTTTTGTAGCGGTTGTTGATCAATCGATTCAATTTGGAGGTTGGGCGATTGGCGGTATAATTGTTGCGGCTACGTCTGGCTTTATTGTGATTTGGATTACTTTTTTAATGTATGTCATTTCTACGCTTTTGATGGGGTTCATCGTCGTAAAAGGTTATCAAGATCGGCAAACGAAAATTCAAATGATGAGCGGTTGGAAAATCATCTGGAAGCATCCAGTTCTACGTGTTGTTCATATTATGATCGTTATTGAAGCTATCGCAAATGTCGTCTGGATTGCTGCGATTCTTTATATCTTTGTGGAAGAAGTGCTCATGAGATCAGAAGCATGGTGGGGATATTTAAATGCAAGCTTTTTCATCGGTTTGATTGCTGGTGGTATGGCAGTATCAAGATATACGCGTTGGTTTGAACAGTATATGAAGGAAACGCTACTAATGACGTGCTTTTCGATTAGTATTCTCACGTTTATCTTTGGCCTTACAAGTGTCCCGGTGATAGCCCTTCTGTTAACTGTACTTTCTGGAGTAGTTGAACAAATCAAATCCATAGCGATGGTAACGATGATTCAAAAAAGATGTCCGAATGAGTCTCTTCCTGAGGTGTTTAGTGCACAGAGTGCTCTGATCTCAATCACGTTTGGTCTTGGATCTTTGTTTTATGGCTTTCTTGCTGAGCTTGTTAATGTGCCATTTGTTTTTGGTTTGTCAGGAGTCTTATTGTTAGGATCAGCGCTTTATTTACAAAAGAACATTCACGTCTTTAATGAGTAG
- a CDS encoding helix-turn-helix transcriptional regulator, whose translation MKNVLREKRREKGFSQDRLAEILGVSRQTIISIEKGKYNPSLPLALEMAKLFGTIVEEIFYLDSEGE comes from the coding sequence TTGAAAAATGTACTACGTGAAAAAAGAAGAGAAAAAGGCTTTTCACAAGATCGTCTGGCAGAAATACTGGGCGTATCAAGACAAACGATTATTTCAATAGAAAAAGGAAAATACAATCCGTCTTTACCGCTAGCACTCGAAATGGCGAAATTGTTTGGAACGATTGTTGAGGAAATTTTTTATTTAGATTCAGAGGGGGAGTAG
- a CDS encoding permease, giving the protein MGINKAYLVFGVFFALNALLLLSVGIGTGNEPIPASYMLMSMSIMTFCLSYLQPQFKAKDERSRMIREKGMFYSYFAVLGYIMVFLFLLQFNIVTISAVTVLSVLAAMLISTVFVSMVIVAKQH; this is encoded by the coding sequence GTGGGAATTAATAAAGCGTATCTTGTTTTTGGCGTCTTTTTTGCTTTAAATGCTTTATTACTACTGAGCGTTGGGATTGGTACAGGTAATGAACCGATTCCTGCCAGTTATATGCTGATGTCAATGTCCATCATGACCTTTTGCTTAAGTTATCTTCAACCGCAATTTAAGGCGAAGGATGAGCGAAGTCGCATGATTCGAGAGAAAGGGATGTTTTATTCCTATTTTGCTGTGCTCGGGTATATCATGGTGTTTCTTTTCCTTCTCCAATTCAACATTGTGACTATTAGTGCAGTAACGGTGCTGAGTGTGTTAGCCGCCATGCTGATTAGTACCGTTTTTGTTTCAATGGTGATCGTCGCTAAGCAGCATTAA
- the hemH gene encoding ferrochelatase, producing MAKKTMGLLVMAYGTPYKEEDIERYYTHIRRGRKPSDEQLKDLQDRYKAIGGISPLAKITEDQAKGLEAHLNEVQDEIEFKLYIGLKHIEPFVEDAVQEMHNDGIEEAVSIVLAPHFSTFSIKSYNGRAKQEAEKIGGPVIHSVESWYDEPKFISYWAKRIKAIFDDMADQEREKAVLIVSAHSLPEKIIANGDPYPDQLKETADLIVEESGVKNVAIGWQSEGNTPDPWIGPDVQDLTRDLHEKQGFTSFVYAPVGFVADHLEVLFDNDYECKVVTDEVGANYYRPEMPNAQDEFIEILSTVVLKELNHK from the coding sequence ATGGCTAAAAAAACAATGGGATTACTCGTAATGGCGTATGGAACGCCGTATAAAGAAGAGGATATCGAACGATATTACACACATATACGACGAGGTCGTAAGCCGTCTGATGAACAATTAAAAGACCTCCAGGATCGTTACAAAGCCATTGGTGGCATTTCGCCACTCGCAAAAATAACAGAAGACCAGGCGAAAGGGCTAGAAGCTCATCTTAATGAGGTTCAAGATGAAATTGAGTTTAAGCTTTATATCGGATTAAAGCATATTGAACCTTTTGTTGAAGATGCCGTTCAAGAAATGCACAATGATGGAATTGAAGAAGCGGTAAGCATCGTCCTCGCTCCTCATTTCTCAACATTTAGCATTAAATCTTACAATGGACGAGCAAAACAAGAAGCGGAGAAAATCGGAGGACCGGTTATTCATTCGGTAGAAAGCTGGTATGATGAGCCAAAGTTTATCTCATATTGGGCTAAAAGAATAAAAGCTATCTTTGACGACATGGCTGACCAAGAGCGTGAAAAAGCAGTACTGATTGTTTCTGCGCATAGCTTACCTGAGAAAATCATCGCAAATGGAGACCCTTACCCTGATCAACTGAAAGAAACAGCCGACCTCATCGTTGAAGAGTCAGGCGTGAAGAATGTGGCAATCGGTTGGCAAAGTGAAGGTAACACACCTGATCCATGGATCGGTCCTGACGTACAGGATTTAACGAGAGATCTTCACGAAAAGCAAGGTTTTACTTCGTTCGTTTATGCACCAGTTGGTTTTGTCGCTGATCATCTAGAAGTATTGTTCGATAATGACTACGAATGTAAAGTTGTGACTGATGAAGTTGGCGCAAACTATTATCGACCAGAAATGCCGAACGCACAGGATGAATTTATTGAGATTCTTTCAACAGTCGTTTTGAAGGAACTGAATCATAAGTAA
- the tyrS gene encoding tyrosine--tRNA ligase: MNSSMDHLSAQQRKEMERQYAVYTHGTSQVIPGEELKEKIATSLLKNKPLKVKLGLDPSAPDVHIGHTVVLNKLRQFQENGHIIQLIIGDFTGKIGDPTGKSTARVQLTDEEVERNAKTYLEQFGKVLDQSKVELHYNSKWLSELKFEDVIELAGKITVARLLERDDFENRMKANKPVSLHEFFYPLMQGYDSVHLESDIELGGNDQYFNVLMGRHLQEQFGKEKQVVLMMPLLEGLDGIEKMSKSKGNYIGITEKPSQMYGKAMSIPDELVIKYTELITDLSLDEKLGVRQEIEQGRIHPRTAKMNLAKTIVRMFHGEAASQDAEGQFQQVFQQKQLPTDIEEVLWEGERSISVPNLVVSLDMLPSTSEARRMVKNGGIKLNEIKVTNVNEDVTLEDGLVVQVGKRKFKKIKLN; this comes from the coding sequence ATGAACAGTAGCATGGATCACTTATCAGCACAACAAAGAAAGGAAATGGAAAGGCAATATGCGGTTTATACCCATGGAACGAGTCAAGTCATTCCTGGAGAGGAGCTTAAGGAGAAAATCGCAACTTCACTTCTAAAAAATAAACCGCTTAAAGTTAAATTGGGTCTTGATCCTTCAGCGCCTGATGTTCATATTGGACACACCGTTGTGTTAAATAAATTAAGACAGTTTCAAGAAAATGGTCACATTATCCAACTGATTATTGGAGATTTCACCGGAAAAATTGGTGACCCGACAGGAAAGTCTACGGCAAGAGTGCAGCTTACTGACGAAGAAGTGGAACGAAATGCAAAGACTTACCTTGAGCAGTTTGGAAAAGTTCTGGATCAAAGCAAGGTAGAACTTCACTATAATTCAAAGTGGCTTTCTGAACTAAAGTTTGAAGATGTGATTGAACTCGCCGGAAAAATTACGGTTGCTCGTCTACTTGAGCGTGACGACTTTGAAAATCGAATGAAGGCGAATAAACCTGTTTCTCTTCATGAATTCTTTTACCCACTCATGCAGGGCTATGACTCTGTTCATTTAGAAAGTGATATTGAACTCGGTGGGAACGATCAATATTTCAACGTTCTCATGGGACGTCACCTTCAGGAACAGTTTGGGAAGGAGAAGCAAGTTGTGTTAATGATGCCGCTGCTTGAAGGGTTGGATGGAATTGAAAAAATGTCTAAATCAAAAGGGAACTACATCGGCATTACGGAGAAGCCATCCCAAATGTATGGAAAAGCGATGTCAATCCCGGATGAACTGGTCATAAAATACACGGAACTCATTACCGATTTATCGCTTGATGAAAAGCTAGGGGTTCGACAGGAAATAGAACAAGGACGTATTCACCCAAGAACGGCTAAAATGAATCTCGCCAAAACCATTGTACGCATGTTTCATGGAGAAGCAGCTTCTCAAGATGCGGAAGGGCAATTTCAGCAAGTGTTTCAACAAAAGCAGCTTCCAACCGATATTGAGGAAGTTCTATGGGAAGGTGAGCGCTCGATCTCAGTACCGAATTTAGTTGTTTCGCTCGACATGTTACCGTCAACGAGTGAAGCGAGACGAATGGTGAAAAATGGTGGCATTAAACTGAATGAGATCAAAGTCACGAATGTTAACGAGGACGTGACACTAGAAGATGGACTCGTGGTTCAAGTAGGAAAACGAAAATTTAAGAAGATCAAATTAAATTAA
- a CDS encoding FixH family protein: protein MKKIGSCVSILSVAVALAACGQDNANETENNSAAEETQVETLDVALDTPEKVEKGEKVTFSATVTQGDEKVDDADEVMFEVWKEGSKEESEMIEASHDGDGVYSAEKQLDEAGKHFVQSHVTARDLHTMPKNEIMVGSEEEADSASHEHEHEHESAVSIHLMKPEEMKANEEVTLMAHLQKNAAALTGADVRYEISKVDEEKVEWVDAEEMKAGDYEGTTSFKEAGDYTVTIHVENDEGLHEHTEENLTITE from the coding sequence ATGAAAAAAATTGGCTCGTGTGTATCTATCCTTAGTGTTGCTGTCGCCCTTGCTGCTTGCGGACAGGATAATGCAAATGAAACTGAAAACAATTCAGCCGCAGAAGAAACGCAAGTGGAAACGCTTGATGTTGCACTAGATACTCCTGAAAAAGTTGAAAAAGGAGAAAAGGTTACATTCTCTGCAACCGTTACTCAGGGAGATGAAAAGGTAGACGATGCAGATGAAGTGATGTTTGAAGTATGGAAAGAAGGATCCAAAGAAGAGAGCGAAATGATCGAAGCTTCTCATGATGGCGATGGCGTGTATTCGGCTGAAAAGCAACTTGATGAAGCGGGAAAACATTTTGTTCAATCTCATGTGACAGCTCGCGATTTACATACGATGCCGAAAAACGAAATCATGGTCGGTTCTGAAGAAGAAGCTGACTCTGCAAGTCACGAACACGAGCACGAACATGAAAGCGCCGTATCCATTCATTTGATGAAGCCTGAAGAAATGAAAGCAAATGAAGAGGTTACGTTAATGGCACACCTGCAAAAAAACGCTGCCGCTTTAACAGGCGCTGACGTTCGTTATGAAATTTCGAAAGTGGATGAAGAAAAAGTTGAGTGGGTTGACGCAGAAGAAATGAAAGCTGGTGATTACGAAGGCACAACGTCTTTTAAAGAAGCTGGTGATTACACAGTTACCATTCATGTCGAGAATGACGAAGGACTTCATGAACATACAGAAGAAAACCTGACTATCACAGAATAA
- a CDS encoding GNAT family N-acetyltransferase, which yields MDQLVLKNIEEVKKADLDDLNKIHFLHNMIDEFEATETVEEKQRNQEKGVSRTYYIEMDGQPVSAASTAAENSQSAMVVGVCTLPDYKRNGYATTCSSKLCYDVLSEGKVLCLFYDNPDAGTIYKRIGFQDIEKWMMIHFETDTPMI from the coding sequence GTGGATCAGCTTGTCCTAAAGAACATAGAAGAAGTGAAAAAAGCAGATTTAGATGATCTGAATAAAATTCATTTCCTACATAATATGATTGATGAGTTTGAAGCCACTGAAACAGTAGAGGAAAAACAACGTAATCAAGAGAAAGGCGTATCGAGAACCTACTATATTGAAATGGACGGCCAGCCTGTTTCAGCGGCCTCTACAGCAGCAGAAAATTCTCAATCCGCCATGGTTGTGGGCGTGTGCACCTTACCAGACTATAAACGAAACGGTTATGCTACAACATGTTCGAGTAAACTATGTTATGACGTTCTAAGTGAAGGGAAAGTGCTGTGTCTTTTCTATGATAATCCTGACGCAGGTACGATTTATAAACGGATAGGATTTCAGGATATTGAGAAATGGATGATGATTCATTTTGAAACCGACACACCTATGATTTAA